In Ignavibacteria bacterium, a single window of DNA contains:
- the uvrA gene encoding excinuclease ABC subunit UvrA — protein MKTTKTKNTKRKKKEEIPIDANKFIIIKGAKSHNLKNIDLNIPKYKLIVFTGVSGSGKSSLVFDTIYAEGQRRYVESLSSYARQFLEKMNKPDVDSISGLAPSMAIEQKSTSRNSRSTVGTTTEIYDYLRLLYARIGDTYSPISGNVVRKDTPASITKELSKLDSAKIYVMINFNPSKINKSTYLNNLREKGFYKLVLADEIVDLNDIDETALNKVVDGAKEGSLFVIIDRMSFESQEAESLSRLTESLETAFIEGGGYLTVRVFNDTKYTDTKYNKFFESDGMIFEEPEPRMFSFNNPFGACKKCQGFGRTMDIDYDLVIPDKNRSIMNNAIAPFATPKHSVHLTNLILESDQYGISLNKPVKALSEKEIEYIFKGGKKYIGIYKFFKNVEREALYKLHYRVLLNRYRAYTTCSECGGGRLRKEALYVKVGGKSIFDVVKMTIKESYDFFANLKLDKTKKEISDRILEEILNRLKYLIDVGLVYLTLDRLSSTLSGGEAQRINLATSLGSSLVGSIYVLDEPSVGLHPRDNEKLINIMKSLRDIGNTVLVVEHDKDMIREADEIIDIGLNAGENGGEVIFQGDYIGLKNNTTSLTSKYLNGQLKVESNKRSKDVNECCNYLTVKGARANNLKDITVRIPVGFFTCITGVSGSGKSTLVNNIIYGALKKKLEGFYEETIGEFDEIMGYELFENVEMIDQSQIGKTVRSNPVTYIKAFDIIRETFAASPLARRRGFDSGTFSFNVPGGRCEMCEGAGVIRVEMQFMADIFLECEACGGKRYKTDTLEVRLQGNNGMHKNIHEILDLTVTEAIKFFKPFPKIVKKLKVLDDVGLGYIKLGQSGSTLSGGESQRVKLAYHLVHQSGSKNTLYIFDEPTTGLHYHDISKLMKCFDALLKKGNTILVIEHNLEVIKNADYLIDLGPDSGNSGGYVIGEGTPKEISELKDSYTGKYLKEII, from the coding sequence TTGAAAACGACAAAAACTAAAAATACGAAGAGAAAGAAAAAGGAAGAGATTCCAATTGATGCGAACAAGTTTATAATAATAAAAGGGGCAAAGTCGCATAATTTAAAAAATATTGATTTAAATATTCCAAAATATAAGCTTATAGTATTTACAGGAGTAAGCGGTTCGGGGAAATCATCGCTTGTATTTGATACAATTTATGCAGAGGGTCAGAGAAGGTACGTTGAAAGTCTTTCTTCGTATGCCCGACAATTTCTTGAGAAGATGAATAAACCTGATGTGGATTCGATTTCGGGTCTTGCACCTTCTATGGCGATTGAACAGAAATCCACATCAAGAAATTCACGTTCTACAGTAGGTACGACGACAGAAATATATGATTACCTTAGATTATTGTATGCTCGTATAGGAGATACGTATTCGCCGATAAGCGGAAATGTAGTAAGGAAGGATACACCAGCTTCGATAACTAAAGAACTGTCGAAATTGGATAGTGCAAAGATTTATGTAATGATAAACTTCAATCCGAGTAAAATTAACAAATCCACCTATTTAAATAATTTAAGGGAGAAGGGATTTTACAAGTTAGTTCTTGCAGATGAGATTGTGGATTTGAATGATATTGATGAGACAGCATTGAATAAAGTGGTTGATGGTGCAAAAGAGGGGAGTTTGTTTGTTATTATTGACAGGATGAGTTTTGAGAGTCAAGAAGCTGAATCCTTGTCAAGACTAACAGAATCGCTTGAGACGGCATTTATAGAGGGCGGTGGATATCTGACGGTAAGAGTTTTTAATGACACAAAATATACTGATACAAAGTATAATAAGTTTTTTGAGTCAGACGGAATGATATTCGAAGAGCCTGAACCAAGGATGTTTTCTTTTAACAATCCGTTTGGTGCGTGCAAGAAATGCCAAGGATTCGGAAGAACGATGGATATTGATTATGACCTTGTGATACCTGATAAGAACAGGTCAATTATGAACAATGCGATTGCCCCTTTTGCAACTCCAAAGCATTCTGTACATTTAACAAACCTGATTCTTGAATCAGATCAATACGGGATATCACTGAATAAGCCAGTTAAGGCACTGAGCGAGAAAGAAATAGAATATATATTTAAAGGCGGTAAGAAATATATAGGCATATATAAGTTTTTCAAGAACGTAGAGAGGGAGGCGTTGTATAAACTTCATTACAGGGTTTTGTTGAACAGGTACAGGGCATATACAACATGCAGTGAATGCGGAGGCGGAAGGTTAAGAAAGGAAGCACTTTATGTGAAAGTTGGAGGAAAGAGTATATTCGATGTTGTGAAGATGACAATAAAGGAATCTTATGACTTCTTTGCAAACCTGAAACTTGACAAGACAAAGAAAGAAATTTCCGATAGAATACTTGAAGAAATTCTAAACAGGTTAAAGTACCTGATAGATGTAGGACTTGTTTATTTAACTCTTGACCGTCTTTCTTCTACTCTTTCAGGCGGCGAGGCACAGAGGATAAATCTTGCAACTTCATTGGGTTCATCGCTTGTGGGTTCAATTTATGTACTTGATGAACCGTCTGTAGGTTTACATCCAAGAGACAATGAAAAGCTGATTAACATAATGAAGTCTCTAAGGGATATTGGTAACACTGTGCTGGTTGTAGAGCATGATAAAGACATGATAAGAGAAGCGGATGAGATTATTGATATAGGACTTAACGCGGGAGAGAATGGAGGCGAGGTAATTTTTCAAGGAGATTATATCGGACTGAAAAACAACACTACTTCTTTGACATCAAAATATCTGAACGGACAACTTAAAGTTGAATCAAATAAAAGAAGTAAAGATGTAAATGAGTGTTGCAATTATCTGACAGTAAAAGGAGCAAGAGCAAACAATTTGAAGGATATAACAGTCAGGATTCCGGTCGGTTTTTTCACATGTATTACCGGAGTAAGCGGTTCAGGAAAATCCACACTGGTCAACAATATTATATACGGGGCTCTAAAGAAAAAGCTTGAGGGATTTTATGAAGAAACGATAGGCGAATTCGACGAGATTATGGGTTATGAATTGTTTGAGAATGTTGAAATGATAGACCAGTCGCAAATCGGCAAGACAGTGAGGAGTAATCCTGTAACGTACATAAAAGCATTCGATATTATTAGAGAGACATTTGCCGCGAGTCCTTTAGCACGGAGGAGGGGATTTGACAGCGGAACGTTTTCATTCAATGTTCCCGGAGGCAGGTGTGAAATGTGTGAGGGGGCTGGTGTGATTAGGGTTGAGATGCAGTTTATGGCAGATATTTTTCTTGAATGTGAAGCTTGCGGAGGGAAGAGGTACAAAACAGATACTCTTGAGGTAAGACTACAGGGTAATAATGGAATGCACAAAAACATCCATGAAATATTGGATCTGACAGTTACTGAAGCAATTAAATTTTTTAAGCCGTTTCCAAAGATTGTTAAGAAGTTGAAAGTTCTGGATGATGTAGGTCTTGGATACATAAAACTGGGTCAATCGGGTTCAACGCTATCGGGGGGTGAATCGCAGAGGGTAAAGCTTGCATACCATCTTGTGCATCAGTCGGGTTCAAAGAACACTCTATATATTTTCGATGAGCCGACAACAGGACTTCACTATCATGATATTTCAAAGCTGATGAAATGCTTTGACGCACTTCTGAAAAAAGGAAACACGATTCTTGTGATAGAGCATAATCTCGAAGTAATAAAAAATGCTGATTACCTGATTGACCTTGGTCCCGATTCCGGAAACAGCGGCGGATACGTGATAGGTGAGGGAACTCCAAAAGAGATTTCGGAATTAAAGGATTCATACACAGGTAAATATTTAAAAGAAATAATATGA
- a CDS encoding DUF971 domain-containing protein encodes MAELSPTQIKKTDNNSLLVKWNDGKVNEIPLTKLRDECPCVNCKGESVIFESYIPIKAPFKAAGYYEIASIEAVGNYAVSIKWKDGHDTGIYSWDILRKL; translated from the coding sequence ATGGCAGAATTATCTCCTACACAAATAAAGAAAACTGATAATAATTCATTACTCGTTAAATGGAATGACGGCAAAGTAAATGAAATTCCATTAACAAAACTCCGCGATGAATGCCCTTGCGTAAACTGTAAAGGTGAGTCGGTTATCTTCGAAAGTTATATTCCTATTAAGGCTCCGTTTAAAGCTGCTGGTTACTATGAAATAGCAAGCATTGAGGCTGTTGGTAATTACGCCGTTTCAATCAAATGGAAAGATGGACACGATACAGGTATTTATTCTTGGGATATTCTTAGAAAACTCTGA
- a CDS encoding MFS transporter codes for MDSSKNNLYVIWAALFFTMVGMSMVVPFLPFYIRDLGITEQSEVELWSGLAFAGPFIISFFLTPVWGMLGDKYGKKSMVVRAIIGLSISQFLVGMSQDVYQLVMFRMFQGATSGFIPASLALVSSNSPKEKSGYNIGVLQMAISSGTIIGPLIGGIIADITSHRLVFHITGSLCLISGIFVILMVKDTKVITVKKLSVFDNFKYSFNSKTLSTVLVSIALTQMAVSITQPGFALFIESLIDNQDFLSTISGVVFGVTGIATAVSSPLWGKMNDKKGVNRNLFIAMSIGFVALTLHSFVFSYILLIPLRIILGFCIGGMIPVFYSVISNITPDERKGGIMGVASSFTILGNILGPLMYSLITPIIGLRNIFMCAGILLFANIIYINFNRISNLNIYGRIISYTNKEN; via the coding sequence TTGGACTCGTCAAAAAATAACTTATATGTAATTTGGGCTGCTCTTTTCTTCACGATGGTAGGTATGAGTATGGTAGTACCCTTCCTCCCTTTTTACATAAGAGATCTCGGAATCACAGAGCAATCTGAAGTTGAACTATGGAGCGGGCTTGCTTTCGCTGGTCCTTTTATCATTTCGTTTTTTCTTACACCTGTCTGGGGAATGCTTGGTGATAAATACGGAAAGAAGTCTATGGTAGTACGTGCTATCATTGGTCTTTCTATTTCACAGTTCCTTGTCGGTATGTCGCAAGATGTTTATCAATTGGTTATGTTCAGAATGTTTCAGGGTGCAACAAGCGGTTTTATTCCTGCATCTCTCGCCCTCGTATCTTCTAACTCGCCAAAAGAAAAATCAGGATATAATATAGGTGTTTTGCAGATGGCTATTTCTTCTGGCACAATTATCGGTCCTTTAATCGGAGGTATCATCGCAGATATTACGTCTCATAGACTTGTTTTTCATATTACTGGTTCTCTCTGTCTTATCAGCGGCATTTTTGTCATACTAATGGTTAAAGATACAAAAGTAATTACTGTAAAAAAGCTAAGCGTTTTCGATAATTTCAAGTATTCTTTCAATAGTAAAACTCTGTCAACAGTTCTCGTTTCTATTGCATTAACTCAAATGGCTGTATCAATTACACAACCTGGATTTGCTTTGTTTATTGAATCCTTAATAGACAATCAGGATTTTCTTTCAACTATATCCGGTGTTGTGTTTGGTGTTACCGGAATTGCAACTGCCGTCTCTTCTCCTCTTTGGGGTAAAATGAACGACAAGAAAGGTGTCAACCGAAATCTCTTTATCGCTATGTCAATAGGCTTCGTGGCATTAACTCTGCATTCATTTGTGTTCTCTTACATTTTGCTCATTCCCTTGAGAATCATTCTTGGCTTTTGTATTGGTGGAATGATTCCCGTCTTCTACAGTGTTATAAGTAATATTACTCCCGACGAAAGAAAAGGTGGTATTATGGGAGTTGCTTCAAGCTTTACCATTCTTGGAAATATATTAGGTCCCTTGATGTATTCATTAATTACTCCTATAATTGGACTAAGAAATATATTCATGTGTGCCGGTATATTACTTTTCGCAAACATTATTTATATTAACTTTAATAGAATTTCAAATTTAAACATATATGGCAGAATTATCTCCTACACAAATAAAGAAAACTGA
- the leuS gene encoding leucine--tRNA ligase, translated as MKYEHLFIEKKWQDLWVRNKVFRTPELDEIDKSKPKYYVLDMLPYPSGDGLHVGHPEGYTATDIIARYKRMKGFNVLHPMGWDAFGLPAEQFALKKQVHPRVGVEECVIRFRSQLQSLGFSYDWDREINTTDESYYKWTQWMFLKLFNSYFDTQENKARPISELTIPVALEGKDRDIYIDSQRLAYISESPVNWCPELGTVLANEEVPEQLEKGYTVVRKAMKQWKLRITKYAQRLLDDLNNLNWPENIKKLQTNWIGKSEGAVIKFKVKSESLNGYREIEVFTTRPDTLFGATYMVFAPEHPLINDITTPDKRDEVDDYIQTAARKSDLERSELSKEKTGVFTGAFAVNPANNIEIPIYISDYVLMSYGTGAIMSVPGHDERDSEFAVKFGLEIIPVVANEKFKNVAFKKISSESGDIIISGKGLEKLISSPSTEYSQYLEDVKNGKLCYTEDGYSINSGFLTGLKTSKAKEKMIKWLEDKNIGRRNVNYRLRDWLFSRQRFWGEPFPLIYLDDHTIKALDEEDLPVTLPNVNSYTTTKTGESPLSLIEDWVHITDKQSGKKVKRETNTMPQWAGSCWYYLRYIDPNNKEIFCDKEKEQYWMPVDLYIGGSEHAVLHLLYARFWHKVLFDLGYVSTSEPFGSLYNQGMILGEDGVKMSKSRGNVINPDDMINQYGADSVRLFEMFMGPLDATKPWSNEGIAGIHRFLSRVWRLIIDEKTGELNTKIIDESPAVEMNKLLHFTIKKVTNDIEDGDMKFNTSIAQMMIFINELYKADKISKNIIKTFVLLLSPYAPHLAEELWQRLGGQNSIAFEKWPEYDELLTKASLITVAFSVNGKVRVKKEVENDLLEKDLEQIALDDESIKKHIFGKDIIKIIIVRNKMVNIVVK; from the coding sequence ATGAAATACGAACATCTTTTTATTGAGAAAAAATGGCAGGACTTATGGGTTCGAAATAAAGTTTTTAGAACTCCTGAATTAGATGAAATTGACAAGTCAAAACCTAAGTACTATGTCCTCGATATGCTCCCTTATCCAAGCGGTGACGGTCTGCACGTTGGGCATCCGGAAGGTTATACTGCAACGGATATCATTGCACGTTACAAACGCATGAAAGGTTTTAACGTACTTCACCCGATGGGATGGGATGCTTTCGGATTACCTGCGGAACAATTTGCTCTTAAAAAACAAGTTCATCCTCGTGTAGGTGTTGAAGAATGCGTTATTAGATTTCGGTCTCAACTTCAATCACTCGGCTTTTCATACGACTGGGACAGAGAAATAAATACTACCGATGAATCTTACTACAAATGGACTCAATGGATGTTCCTGAAACTATTCAACTCTTATTTTGATACTCAGGAAAATAAAGCAAGACCTATTTCTGAACTTACTATTCCTGTTGCTCTTGAAGGCAAAGATAGAGACATTTATATAGATTCTCAAAGACTTGCTTACATTTCCGAATCTCCTGTTAACTGGTGTCCTGAACTCGGTACAGTTCTTGCAAATGAAGAAGTACCGGAGCAACTCGAGAAAGGTTACACAGTCGTTCGCAAAGCAATGAAACAATGGAAGCTCCGTATTACTAAATATGCTCAAAGACTTCTTGATGATCTCAATAACCTCAACTGGCCTGAGAATATTAAAAAACTCCAGACTAACTGGATTGGTAAAAGCGAAGGGGCAGTTATTAAGTTTAAAGTTAAAAGTGAAAGTTTGAATGGCTATAGAGAAATTGAAGTTTTCACTACACGACCGGATACTCTCTTCGGCGCTACTTATATGGTGTTTGCACCGGAGCATCCGCTTATCAATGATATTACTACTCCGGATAAAAGGGACGAGGTCGATGACTACATTCAGACTGCCGCAAGAAAATCCGACCTTGAACGTTCTGAACTATCAAAGGAAAAAACTGGAGTCTTTACGGGTGCTTTTGCTGTTAATCCTGCAAACAACATTGAAATACCGATTTATATTTCAGACTATGTTCTCATGAGTTACGGTACAGGAGCTATAATGAGCGTTCCCGGACACGATGAAAGGGATAGTGAGTTTGCTGTTAAATTTGGTCTTGAGATAATACCTGTTGTTGCTAACGAAAAGTTTAAGAATGTTGCTTTCAAAAAGATTTCTTCTGAAAGCGGTGATATTATTATTTCCGGAAAGGGACTCGAAAAGCTCATCAGCAGCCCATCAACAGAGTACTCCCAATATCTTGAGGATGTTAAAAACGGTAAGCTGTGTTATACTGAAGATGGTTATTCAATTAATTCTGGTTTCCTTACCGGACTTAAAACTTCAAAAGCCAAAGAAAAGATGATTAAGTGGCTCGAAGATAAAAATATCGGCAGAAGAAATGTTAATTATAGACTCAGAGACTGGCTCTTCTCAAGACAAAGATTCTGGGGCGAACCTTTCCCGCTTATTTATTTAGACGATCATACTATAAAAGCTCTTGATGAAGAAGACCTGCCTGTCACTCTTCCCAATGTTAATTCTTATACTACCACCAAAACTGGAGAATCTCCCTTGTCTTTGATTGAAGATTGGGTTCATATTACAGATAAACAGTCCGGTAAAAAAGTTAAAAGAGAAACTAACACTATGCCGCAATGGGCTGGTTCCTGCTGGTATTACCTGAGATACATAGACCCGAATAATAAAGAAATTTTCTGCGATAAGGAAAAGGAGCAATACTGGATGCCTGTTGACCTTTATATAGGCGGATCAGAGCATGCTGTCCTTCACCTCCTGTATGCAAGATTTTGGCATAAAGTCCTTTTTGACCTTGGTTACGTATCGACCTCCGAACCCTTTGGTTCTCTCTACAATCAGGGTATGATTCTCGGCGAAGATGGTGTTAAGATGAGTAAATCTCGTGGTAATGTAATTAATCCCGATGATATGATTAATCAATATGGAGCTGATTCCGTTAGACTTTTCGAAATGTTTATGGGTCCGCTGGATGCGACAAAACCTTGGAGTAATGAAGGCATAGCAGGTATTCACAGATTTTTAAGCAGAGTTTGGAGACTTATTATTGATGAAAAGACAGGAGAGTTAAACACTAAAATTATTGATGAGAGTCCCGCTGTTGAAATGAATAAACTCCTGCACTTCACTATAAAGAAAGTTACAAACGATATTGAGGACGGCGATATGAAGTTCAATACTTCTATTGCACAAATGATGATTTTTATAAACGAACTGTATAAAGCCGATAAGATAAGTAAAAATATTATCAAAACATTCGTTTTATTGCTGTCTCCTTATGCGCCACATCTTGCTGAAGAATTATGGCAAAGACTTGGTGGTCAGAATTCTATTGCCTTCGAAAAGTGGCCTGAATACGATGAGTTACTCACAAAAGCTTCTCTTATTACCGTCGCTTTCTCGGTTAATGGAAAAGTTAGAGTAAAAAAGGAAGTAGAAAACGATCTTCTCGAAAAAGACCTTGAGCAGATTGCACTCGACGATGAATCGATTAAGAAACATATTTTCGGTAAAGATATTATCAAGATTATTATTGTTAGAAATAAGATGGTAAACATTGTCGTTAAATAA
- a CDS encoding HIT family protein — translation MKKDDCIFCKISSGEIPSYKIWENEEFFAIFDIFPNTKGMTLVIPKEHFDSYTFDMPNKIYSRFLLAAKELGKILDEKLGVQRTALVMEGMGVNHAHIKLYPLHGLGKDFKVINPEGNVFFEKYQGYLSTMLGPKADDNTLKELQSLFNK, via the coding sequence ATGAAAAAAGACGATTGCATTTTCTGCAAAATTTCATCGGGAGAAATCCCCTCTTATAAAATATGGGAAAACGAAGAGTTTTTTGCTATTTTTGATATTTTTCCTAACACTAAGGGAATGACTCTCGTAATACCTAAAGAGCATTTCGATTCTTATACTTTCGATATGCCAAACAAAATATATTCTCGTTTTCTGCTCGCTGCAAAAGAACTTGGTAAAATTCTTGATGAAAAACTCGGTGTACAGCGGACGGCACTCGTTATGGAAGGTATGGGCGTAAACCATGCTCATATAAAACTTTATCCCCTGCATGGTCTAGGTAAAGATTTCAAAGTCATTAACCCCGAAGGAAATGTTTTCTTCGAAAAGTATCAGGGATATCTTTCCACCATGCTCGGTCCGAAAGCCGATGATAACACGCTTAAAGAACTTCAGTCTCTATTTAATAAATAA
- a CDS encoding T9SS type A sorting domain-containing protein, with the protein MRTITILFFLLAFSGINTVAQITVSSSYSPVVGDRFAYSNVDTNNVTPGSSGANQNWSFTFINVASDSTVLDYVSPLSTPYAASFPSATMAQYQQSASSYTYFSSSSAQLINHGVGNSSSVVVNSNPEVVMQFPFTYNSTFSDDFQSQFTTSGITTYRRGNISVNGDAYGTISLPTGTFSNALRVKTVQTIVDSTVIGIFSNITTSVITTYGWYSGANKFPLFQITTSSITTIGGTIHSKLVTLTKSQTVDITKISTEVPNGFTLKQNFPNPFNPSTKISFSIPKESFTSLIIYDNLGREVSRLVNERLNTGVYEVNFNAANLNSGTYFYKISAGNFSSVKKMTLVK; encoded by the coding sequence ATGAGAACAATTACAATTTTATTTTTTCTTTTAGCATTTTCCGGAATAAATACAGTAGCCCAAATAACTGTATCTTCTTCTTACAGCCCTGTTGTTGGTGACCGGTTTGCTTACAGCAATGTTGATACTAACAATGTAACACCCGGTTCCTCGGGTGCTAATCAAAATTGGAGTTTCACTTTCATTAATGTTGCAAGTGATTCAACAGTTCTTGATTATGTTTCTCCGTTGAGCACTCCATACGCAGCCTCTTTTCCATCGGCTACCATGGCTCAGTACCAGCAGTCTGCCTCTTCTTATACTTATTTTTCTTCATCATCAGCGCAATTGATAAATCACGGAGTCGGAAATTCATCATCAGTAGTCGTTAATTCAAACCCGGAAGTTGTTATGCAATTTCCTTTCACCTATAACTCAACTTTTTCTGATGATTTTCAGTCACAATTCACAACTTCTGGTATTACTACTTACAGAAGAGGAAATATAAGTGTTAATGGAGATGCATACGGCACAATTTCACTTCCTACAGGAACTTTTAGCAATGCACTTCGAGTAAAAACAGTTCAAACAATAGTTGACTCAACAGTAATCGGAATCTTTAGTAATATTACAACATCAGTTATTACAACTTATGGTTGGTATAGTGGTGCTAATAAATTCCCGTTGTTTCAGATAACAACCAGTTCCATTACCACCATTGGAGGTACTATACACAGTAAATTAGTCACATTAACCAAAAGCCAGACTGTGGATATTACAAAAATATCTACCGAAGTCCCGAATGGTTTCACCCTTAAGCAAAATTTTCCGAATCCGTTTAATCCCTCCACAAAGATTTCTTTTTCAATACCAAAAGAATCCTTTACAAGTCTTATTATTTATGATAACCTGGGACGAGAAGTCAGCAGACTTGTGAACGAAAGATTAAACACCGGCGTATATGAAGTAAACTTTAATGCCGCAAATCTAAATTCCGGTACATATTTCTATAAAATTTCCGCTGGAAATTTTAGCAGCGTCAAAAAAATGACGCTCGTTAAATAG
- a CDS encoding SprT family zinc-dependent metalloprotease, whose amino-acid sequence MENLLKYSIIRRNVKNARIRVSNDLNITAIIPLNYPINKIDNLIQDKKIWILKTVNRLKHNSKSIQLSSDEILLFGEAYVFENDPALKNRVMTYGNIKKIKSGHDLVNNHELLTIWYKHIANKYIKQRVAEIASKNKFEFNRLFIRDQKTKWGTCSSGKNLSFNWRLILCPIHVQDYLIIHELSHLYEMNHSAKFWQKVAELCPEYSNAKKWLKEHEAFLFKY is encoded by the coding sequence CTGGAAAATCTATTAAAATACAGCATTATTCGCAGGAATGTAAAGAATGCACGTATAAGGGTTAGCAATGACCTTAATATAACTGCAATTATTCCTCTTAATTATCCCATTAATAAAATTGATAATTTAATACAGGATAAAAAAATCTGGATTCTGAAAACTGTAAACCGCTTAAAGCACAATTCTAAATCCATACAACTTTCTTCCGATGAAATCCTTCTCTTTGGCGAAGCTTATGTTTTTGAAAACGACCCGGCATTGAAGAATAGGGTCATGACATACGGAAATATCAAGAAAATTAAATCAGGTCATGATTTGGTAAATAACCATGAACTATTGACTATATGGTATAAACACATCGCGAATAAATACATAAAACAAAGGGTTGCAGAAATAGCAAGCAAAAACAAATTTGAATTTAACAGACTTTTTATTCGCGACCAGAAAACTAAATGGGGTACTTGTTCCTCCGGAAAAAATCTTTCATTTAACTGGCGGCTAATTCTTTGCCCGATTCATGTTCAGGATTATCTTATTATTCATGAACTCTCGCACTTATACGAGATGAATCACTCAGCAAAATTCTGGCAGAAAGTCGCAGAGCTCTGCCCCGAATACAGTAATGCAAAAAAATGGCTTAAAGAGCATGAAGCGTTTCTTTTTAAATATTAG
- a CDS encoding SagB/ThcOx family dehydrogenase: protein MKVTIIFLAAIFIGVMVISFSMKKTQINDKPMIPAEKIKLLPAETTGGMPLMEALKKRHSERTFSSRKLDDQTLSNLMWASYGISREESGKRTAPTANNTQAMDVYVIFESGAYKYIAEDHSLELVAGKDLRTLAGKQDFVYTAPVNLVYVADYSKLKNDSNKEMYSGAHAGFIGENVYLFCASAGMNTVIRAWVDREPLEKELKLNENQKIILAQTVGYGE from the coding sequence ATGAAAGTAACAATAATTTTTCTTGCCGCAATTTTTATTGGCGTGATGGTAATTTCTTTTAGTATGAAGAAGACCCAAATAAATGACAAACCTATGATACCTGCAGAAAAGATAAAACTGCTGCCTGCTGAAACGACAGGCGGAATGCCGCTTATGGAAGCACTTAAGAAGCGTCATTCAGAAAGAACATTTTCTTCCAGAAAACTTGATGACCAGACGCTTTCAAATCTGATGTGGGCTTCATACGGAATAAGCAGGGAGGAGAGCGGAAAGCGGACTGCTCCTACTGCAAACAATACACAAGCGATGGATGTATATGTAATATTTGAATCGGGTGCTTATAAATACATTGCGGAAGATCATTCACTGGAGCTTGTTGCAGGGAAAGACCTACGAACTTTAGCAGGTAAACAGGACTTCGTATATACTGCTCCCGTGAACCTTGTATATGTAGCTGATTATTCAAAGCTGAAAAATGATTCAAATAAAGAAATGTATTCGGGTGCTCATGCAGGCTTTATTGGTGAAAATGTTTATTTATTTTGTGCCTCGGCTGGGATGAATACAGTTATAAGAGCGTGGGTTGACAGAGAACCGCTTGAAAAAGAACTTAAACTGAATGAAAACCAGAAAATAATTCTAGCGCAGACAGTTGGGTATGGGGAATAG
- the bshB1 gene encoding bacillithiol biosynthesis deacetylase BshB1 — protein MKLDALFVASHPDDIEITAGGTAIKLINEGKKVGIVDLTRGELSTRGNLMTRKKETEAASKVMGIHYRTNLKMEDGNIANTKANREKLIQVIRETKPSIMFAPYPSDRHTDHINASNFIRESAFLSGLTKIKTGKLNAYRPQRVFYYRHAYDFPITFIVDISGTFKQKMKAIECYSTQFYKSMSTSADEPETYISTSLFWKDLEARARFFGFKIGAEFGEPFYCYDTIRVSANNLLEV, from the coding sequence TTGAAATTAGATGCATTGTTTGTAGCGAGTCATCCCGATGATATTGAAATAACAGCGGGGGGTACGGCTATAAAGTTGATAAATGAGGGTAAGAAGGTAGGGATAGTTGACCTGACGCGCGGCGAGCTTAGCACGCGCGGCAACTTAATGACAAGGAAGAAAGAGACTGAAGCAGCGTCGAAGGTGATGGGTATACACTACAGGACAAACCTGAAAATGGAAGACGGTAACATTGCAAACACGAAAGCCAACAGGGAAAAACTGATACAAGTAATACGTGAGACAAAGCCTTCAATTATGTTTGCTCCTTATCCGTCAGACAGGCATACTGACCACATAAATGCGAGTAATTTTATCAGAGAGAGCGCATTCCTTTCAGGGCTAACAAAAATTAAAACAGGGAAGCTGAATGCGTACAGACCGCAAAGAGTTTTTTATTACAGGCATGCTTATGATTTTCCTATTACATTTATAGTGGATATAAGCGGTACTTTTAAACAGAAGATGAAAGCGATTGAGTGCTATTCGACGCAGTTCTACAAATCAATGAGTACCTCTGCGGATGAACCGGAAACATACATAAGTACAAGTCTTTTCTGGAAGGACCTTGAGGCACGAGCAAGATTCTTCGGGTTTAAAATAGGTGCTGAATTCGGGGAACCGTTTTATTGTTATGATACTATAAGAGTATCGGCAAATAATTTATTAGAAGTATAA